A region from the Citrobacter koseri ATCC BAA-895 genome encodes:
- the ubiG gene encoding bifunctional 2-polyprenyl-6-hydroxyphenol methylase/3-demethylubiquinol 3-O-methyltransferase UbiG, whose protein sequence is MNAEKPPVTHNVDHEEIAKFEAVASRWWDLEGEFKPLHRINPLRLGYIAERSGGLFGKKVLDVGCGGGILAESMAREGATVTGLDMGFEPLQVAKLHALESGIQVDYVQETVEEHAAKHAHQYDVVTCMEMLEHVPDPQSVVRACAQLVKPGGEVFFSTLNRNGKSWLMAVVGAEYILRMVPKGTHDVKKFIKPAELLNWVDQTVLKERHMTGLHYNPITNTFKLGPGVDVNYMVHTTAQVD, encoded by the coding sequence ATGAATGCCGAAAAACCCCCGGTGACGCATAACGTTGATCACGAAGAAATCGCCAAATTTGAAGCTGTCGCGTCACGCTGGTGGGATCTTGAGGGTGAATTTAAGCCTCTGCACCGCATTAACCCGCTGCGCCTGGGCTACATTGCCGAGCGTTCCGGCGGCCTGTTCGGCAAAAAGGTGCTCGACGTTGGCTGCGGCGGCGGCATTCTGGCTGAGAGCATGGCGCGTGAAGGTGCGACGGTAACGGGCCTGGATATGGGCTTTGAGCCTTTGCAGGTCGCGAAACTGCACGCGCTGGAAAGCGGTATTCAGGTTGATTACGTGCAGGAGACGGTTGAAGAGCACGCGGCGAAACATGCGCACCAGTACGACGTCGTGACCTGTATGGAGATGCTGGAGCACGTACCGGACCCGCAATCGGTCGTCAGGGCCTGTGCGCAATTAGTTAAACCGGGCGGTGAAGTCTTTTTCTCGACCCTTAATCGCAACGGCAAGTCGTGGCTGATGGCGGTGGTGGGGGCGGAGTATATTTTACGCATGGTGCCGAAAGGCACGCACGATGTGAAAAAATTTATTAAGCCTGCGGAGTTGCTGAACTGGGTCGATCAGACCGTGTTGAAAGAGCGTCACATGACCGGGCTGCACTACAATCCGATTACCAACACCTTCAAACTCGGGCCGGGCGTTGATGTTAACTATATGGTTCACACTACCGCACAAGTTGACTAA
- the gyrA gene encoding DNA topoisomerase (ATP-hydrolyzing) subunit A, which produces MSDLAREITPVNIEEELKSSYLDYAMSVIVGRALPDVRDGLKPVHRRVLYAMNVLGNDWNKAYKKSARVVGDVIGKYHPHGDSAVYDTIVRMAQPFSLRYMLVDGQGNFGSIDGDSAAAMRYTEIRLAKIAHELMADLEKETVDFVDNYDGTEKIPDVMPTKIPNLLVNGSSGIAVGMATNIPPHNLKEVINGCLAYIDDEDISIEGLMEYIPGPDFPTAAIINGRRGIEEAYRTGRGKVYIRARAEVEADAKTGRETIIVHEIPYQVNKARLIEKIAELVKDKRVEGISALRDESDKDGMRIVIEVKRDAVGEVVLNNLYSQTQLQVSFGINMVALHHGQPKIMNLKEIISAFVRHRREVVTRRTIFELRKARDRAHILEALAIALANIDPIIEMIRRAPTPAEAKAALISRSWDLGNVASMLERAGDDAARPEWLEPEFGVRDGQYYLTEQQAQAILDLRLQKLTGLEHEKLLDEYKELLEQIAELLHILGSADRLMEVIREEMELIRDQFGDERRTEITANSADINIEDLISQEDVVVTLSHQGYVKYQPLTDYEAQRRGGKGKSAARIKEEDFIDRLLVANTHDTILCFSSRGRLYWMKVYQLPEASRGARGRPIVNLLPLEADERITAILPVREYEEGVNVFMATASGTVKKTALTEFSRPRSAGIIAVNLNEGDELIGVDLTSGSDEVMLFSAAGKVVRFKEDAVRAMGRTATGVRGIKLAGEDSVVSLIIPRGEGAILTVTQNGYGKRTAEGEYPTKSRGTQGVISIKVTERNGSVVGAVQVDDADQIMMITDAGTLVRTRVSEISVVGRNTQGVILIRTAEDENVVGLQRVAEPVDDEELDSIDGSVAEGDEDIAPEAETDDDAADDADE; this is translated from the coding sequence ATGAGCGACCTTGCGAGAGAAATTACACCGGTCAACATTGAGGAAGAGCTGAAGAGCTCTTATCTGGATTATGCGATGTCGGTCATTGTTGGCCGTGCGCTGCCGGATGTCCGAGATGGCCTGAAGCCGGTACACCGTCGCGTACTATACGCCATGAACGTATTGGGCAATGACTGGAATAAAGCCTATAAAAAATCTGCCCGTGTTGTTGGTGACGTAATCGGTAAATACCATCCTCATGGTGATTCCGCGGTGTACGACACTATCGTCCGTATGGCGCAGCCTTTCTCGCTGCGTTACATGCTGGTGGATGGTCAGGGCAACTTTGGTTCTATCGACGGCGACTCTGCCGCGGCAATGCGTTATACGGAAATCCGTCTGGCGAAGATTGCCCATGAACTGATGGCCGATCTCGAAAAAGAGACGGTGGATTTCGTTGACAACTATGACGGCACGGAAAAAATTCCTGACGTCATGCCGACCAAAATTCCTAACCTGCTGGTAAACGGCTCGTCCGGTATCGCGGTAGGTATGGCCACCAACATCCCGCCGCACAACCTGAAGGAAGTGATCAACGGTTGCCTGGCGTATATCGATGATGAAGACATCAGCATTGAAGGGCTGATGGAATACATTCCTGGCCCGGACTTCCCGACCGCCGCGATCATCAACGGTCGTCGCGGTATTGAAGAAGCCTATCGTACCGGTCGCGGGAAAGTGTACATTCGCGCTCGCGCGGAAGTGGAAGCTGACGCGAAAACCGGCCGCGAAACCATCATCGTTCATGAAATTCCGTACCAGGTGAACAAAGCGCGCCTGATCGAGAAAATCGCTGAACTGGTGAAAGACAAACGCGTTGAAGGCATCAGCGCGCTGCGCGACGAGTCTGATAAAGACGGGATGCGCATCGTGATTGAAGTGAAACGCGATGCCGTCGGGGAAGTGGTGCTTAACAACCTTTATTCCCAGACCCAGTTGCAGGTTTCTTTCGGTATCAACATGGTTGCGCTGCACCACGGCCAGCCGAAGATCATGAACCTGAAAGAGATCATTTCCGCGTTCGTGCGTCACCGTCGCGAAGTGGTGACACGCCGTACTATTTTCGAACTGCGTAAAGCCCGCGATCGCGCGCATATCCTTGAAGCACTGGCGATTGCGCTGGCGAACATCGATCCGATCATCGAGATGATTCGCCGTGCGCCAACGCCGGCAGAGGCAAAAGCGGCGTTAATCTCTCGTTCATGGGATCTGGGCAACGTGGCGTCTATGCTGGAACGCGCCGGTGATGATGCTGCCCGTCCTGAGTGGCTGGAGCCGGAATTTGGCGTGCGTGATGGTCAGTATTACCTGACTGAACAACAGGCACAGGCGATTCTGGATCTGCGCTTGCAGAAACTGACCGGCCTGGAGCATGAAAAACTGCTCGACGAGTACAAAGAGCTGCTGGAACAGATCGCAGAACTGCTGCACATTCTGGGCAGCGCCGATCGTCTGATGGAAGTGATTCGCGAAGAGATGGAACTGATCCGCGATCAGTTTGGCGATGAGCGTCGCACTGAAATCACCGCTAACAGCGCCGATATTAATATCGAAGATCTGATCAGCCAGGAAGATGTGGTTGTAACGCTGTCTCACCAGGGTTACGTCAAATATCAGCCGCTGACCGATTACGAAGCGCAACGTCGTGGCGGGAAAGGTAAATCTGCCGCGCGTATAAAAGAAGAAGACTTTATCGACCGTCTGCTGGTGGCTAACACCCACGACACGATCCTCTGCTTCTCCAGCCGTGGCCGTCTGTACTGGATGAAGGTCTATCAGCTGCCGGAAGCGAGCCGTGGCGCGCGTGGCCGTCCGATCGTCAACCTGCTGCCGCTGGAAGCCGACGAACGTATCACCGCCATTCTGCCGGTACGCGAGTACGAAGAGGGCGTTAACGTCTTTATGGCGACCGCCAGCGGTACGGTGAAGAAAACGGCGCTGACCGAGTTCAGCCGTCCGCGTTCCGCCGGTATCATCGCGGTGAACCTGAACGAAGGCGACGAGCTGATCGGCGTGGATCTGACCTCCGGTTCCGACGAAGTCATGCTGTTCTCCGCTGCCGGTAAAGTGGTGCGCTTTAAAGAAGATGCCGTTCGTGCGATGGGTCGTACCGCGACCGGCGTACGTGGCATCAAACTGGCGGGCGAAGACAGCGTCGTTTCCCTGATTATTCCGCGTGGTGAAGGCGCTATCCTGACCGTGACGCAGAATGGTTACGGTAAACGTACGGCGGAAGGCGAATACCCAACCAAGTCTCGTGGCACGCAGGGCGTTATCTCCATTAAAGTCACCGAGCGTAACGGTTCCGTTGTTGGCGCGGTACAGGTGGATGATGCCGACCAGATCATGATGATCACCGATGCCGGTACGCTGGTTCGTACCCGCGTATCGGAAATCAGCGTCGTTGGCCGTAACACCCAGGGCGTAATCCTCATCCGCACGGCGGAAGATGAAAACGTGGTGGGTCTGCAACGTGTTGCTGAGCCGGTGGATGATGAGGAACTCGACTCCATCGACGGCAGCGTAGCGGAAGGGGACGAGGATATCGCCCCGGAAGCGGAAACCGATGACGATGCAGCGGATGACGCTGACGAGTAA
- a CDS encoding acetyl-CoA C-acetyltransferase, translated as MKNCVIVSAARTAIGSFNGALATTSAIDLGATVIKAALERAQLDPQRVDEVIMGNVLQAGLGQNPARQALLKSGLAETVCGFTVNKVCGSGLKSVALAAQAIQAGQAQAIVAGGMENMSQAPYLLDAKARWGYRLGDGQLSDVILRDGLICATHGYHMGITAENVAREYGISREMQDELALLSQRKAVAAIDSGAFQAEIVPVSVTSRKKTVVFERDEFPKADSTAEGLAALRPAFDKAGTVTAGNASGINDGAAALVVMEESAALAAGLTPLARIKAYASGGVAPALMGMGPVPATQKALQLSGLTLSDIDLIEANEAFAAQFLAVGKTLGFDPQKVNVNGGAIALGHPIGASGARILVTLLHALSAHDKTLGLATLCIGGGQGIAMIVERMN; from the coding sequence ATGAAAAACTGTGTCATCGTCAGCGCGGCGCGTACCGCAATCGGCAGTTTTAACGGCGCACTGGCAACCACCAGCGCCATCGACCTTGGCGCCACCGTAATTAAGGCGGCGCTTGAACGCGCGCAGCTCGACCCGCAACGGGTGGATGAAGTGATTATGGGCAATGTGCTACAGGCTGGTCTTGGGCAAAACCCGGCGCGTCAGGCACTGCTCAAAAGCGGCCTCGCAGAGACGGTCTGCGGCTTTACCGTTAACAAAGTATGCGGCTCCGGCCTCAAAAGCGTGGCGCTTGCCGCGCAGGCGATTCAGGCCGGACAGGCACAGGCGATTGTCGCAGGCGGTATGGAAAATATGAGCCAGGCGCCGTATCTGCTGGATGCCAAAGCCCGCTGGGGCTATCGCCTTGGCGACGGACAGCTCTCCGATGTGATCCTGCGCGACGGTCTGATCTGCGCCACTCACGGCTACCATATGGGGATCACGGCAGAAAACGTCGCCCGGGAATACGGCATCAGCCGGGAGATGCAGGATGAGCTGGCGCTGCTCTCACAGCGCAAAGCCGTTGCCGCTATTGATTCCGGCGCATTCCAGGCCGAAATTGTGCCGGTTAGCGTCACATCCCGTAAGAAAACCGTGGTGTTTGAGCGAGACGAGTTTCCGAAAGCCGATTCAACGGCGGAAGGTCTTGCTGCATTACGCCCGGCCTTCGACAAGGCGGGTACGGTAACGGCAGGAAACGCCTCTGGGATCAATGACGGCGCGGCAGCGCTGGTAGTGATGGAAGAATCCGCAGCGCTGGCGGCGGGCCTGACCCCACTGGCTCGTATCAAAGCCTACGCCAGCGGCGGCGTCGCCCCGGCGTTGATGGGGATGGGGCCGGTTCCCGCCACGCAGAAGGCGCTGCAACTGAGCGGTTTAACGCTTTCGGATATCGATCTGATCGAAGCCAACGAGGCGTTTGCCGCACAGTTCCTTGCCGTGGGTAAGACGCTCGGTTTTGATCCGCAGAAGGTGAACGTCAACGGTGGGGCTATCGCCCTGGGACACCCCATCGGCGCCAGCGGCGCGCGTATTCTGGTGACGCTGCTGCACGCCCTCTCTGCACACGATAAAACGCTCGGGCTGGCCACGCTCTGCATCGGCGGCGGTCAGGGTATTGCGATGATAGTGGAAAGGATGAATTAA
- a CDS encoding TIGR00366 family protein: MIGRISRFMTRVVSRWLPDPLIFAMLLTLLTFGIALWLTPQTPVSMVRFWGDGFWNLLAFGMQMALIIVTGHALASSGPVKSLLRTAASAAKTPAQGVMLVTFFGSVACVINWGFGLVVGAMFAREVARRVPGSDYPLLIACAYIGFLTWGGGFSGSMPLLAATPGNPVEHVAGLIPVSDTLFTGFNIFITLGLIVVMPFITRMMTPKPSDVVSIDPKLLLEEADFQKKLPADAPPSEKLEESRILALIIGALGIAYLGLYFAEKGFNITINTVNLMFMIAGLLLHKTPMAYMRAISAAARSTAGILVQFPFYAGIQLMMEHSGLGGLITEFFINVANKDTFPVMTFFSSALINFAVPSGGGHWVIQGPFVMPAAQALGADLGKSVMAIAYGEQWMNMAQPFWALPALAIAGLGVRDIMGYCITALLFSGIIFVIGLTFF, from the coding sequence ATGATTGGGCGTATTTCACGCTTTATGACGCGGGTCGTCAGCCGCTGGCTTCCTGATCCGCTGATCTTCGCAATGCTGTTAACCCTGCTGACGTTTGGGATCGCTCTCTGGCTGACGCCGCAAACGCCGGTCAGTATGGTGAGGTTCTGGGGCGACGGCTTCTGGAATCTGCTGGCTTTCGGTATGCAAATGGCGCTGATTATCGTGACGGGCCACGCCCTGGCCAGTTCCGGCCCGGTTAAAAGCCTGCTGCGTACCGCCGCTTCAGCCGCTAAGACGCCCGCCCAGGGCGTCATGCTGGTGACCTTCTTTGGCTCGGTCGCCTGCGTGATCAACTGGGGCTTTGGTCTGGTGGTCGGCGCAATGTTTGCCCGTGAAGTGGCCCGTCGCGTGCCGGGTTCCGATTATCCGCTGCTTATCGCCTGCGCCTATATCGGTTTTCTCACCTGGGGCGGCGGCTTCTCTGGTTCTATGCCCCTGCTGGCCGCAACGCCAGGCAACCCGGTAGAACACGTCGCGGGGTTGATTCCGGTTAGCGATACCCTGTTCACCGGGTTCAATATTTTCATCACGCTCGGCCTCATCGTGGTGATGCCGTTTATTACCCGAATGATGACGCCAAAACCCTCCGACGTGGTCAGCATCGATCCGAAGTTGCTGCTGGAAGAGGCTGATTTTCAGAAGAAATTGCCGGCTGACGCGCCACCGTCGGAAAAACTGGAAGAGAGCCGCATTCTCGCGCTGATCATTGGCGCATTAGGGATTGCCTATCTGGGGCTCTACTTCGCCGAGAAGGGATTCAACATCACCATCAATACCGTCAATCTGATGTTTATGATCGCCGGTCTGCTGCTGCATAAAACGCCAATGGCCTACATGCGCGCCATCAGCGCCGCAGCGCGCAGTACCGCCGGTATTCTGGTGCAGTTCCCCTTCTACGCCGGGATCCAACTGATGATGGAACACTCCGGCCTCGGTGGCCTTATCACTGAATTCTTCATCAACGTCGCCAACAAAGACACCTTCCCGGTGATGACCTTTTTCAGCTCTGCGCTGATTAACTTTGCCGTGCCATCAGGCGGCGGCCACTGGGTTATCCAGGGACCATTCGTCATGCCTGCGGCTCAGGCGCTGGGGGCGGACCTCGGCAAGTCAGTCATGGCAATCGCCTACGGTGAGCAGTGGATGAATATGGCGCAGCCATTCTGGGCGCTGCCCGCCCTGGCAATCGCCGGACTCGGGGTACGCGACATTATGGGCTACTGCATCACCGCCCTGCTCTTCTCCGGGATCATTTTTGTCATCGGTTTGACCTTTTTCTGA
- a CDS encoding 3-oxoacid CoA-transferase subunit B: MDAKQRIARRVAQELHDGDVVNLGIGLPTMVANYLPDDIHITLQSENGFLGLGPVTTAHPDLVNAGGQPCGILPGAAMFDSAMSFALIRGGHVDACVLGGLQVDEQANLANWVVPGKMVPGMGGAMDLVTGARKVIIAMEHCAKDGSAKILRQCTMPLTAQHAVHMLVTELAVFRFIDGKMWLTEIAEGCDLETLRAKTEAHFEVAADLVIQRGDA; the protein is encoded by the coding sequence ATGGATGCTAAACAACGTATTGCGCGCCGCGTGGCGCAAGAACTGCATGATGGCGACGTGGTTAACCTGGGAATTGGTTTGCCGACGATGGTCGCAAACTACCTGCCGGATGACATTCACATCACCCTGCAATCTGAGAACGGCTTTCTGGGACTGGGGCCGGTCACGACGGCCCACCCGGATCTGGTGAACGCTGGCGGTCAACCCTGCGGCATTTTGCCCGGCGCGGCAATGTTCGACAGCGCCATGTCGTTCGCATTGATTCGCGGGGGCCATGTTGACGCCTGCGTACTCGGCGGGCTACAGGTGGATGAGCAGGCAAACCTCGCCAACTGGGTGGTTCCCGGCAAAATGGTTCCCGGCATGGGGGGCGCAATGGATCTGGTCACCGGCGCGCGCAAAGTGATCATTGCAATGGAACATTGCGCGAAAGACGGCTCGGCGAAAATTCTGCGCCAGTGCACCATGCCGCTCACCGCCCAGCACGCGGTGCATATGCTGGTTACCGAACTGGCTGTATTTCGCTTTATCGACGGCAAGATGTGGCTGACAGAAATCGCTGAAGGGTGTGATTTGGAAACCCTGCGGGCAAAAACTGAAGCGCACTTTGAGGTTGCGGCCGATCTGGTCATTCAGAGAGGTGACGCATGA
- the atoD gene encoding acetate CoA-transferase subunit alpha, whose translation MKTKLITLQNASGFFRDGMTIMVGGFMGVGTPPRLVEALLESGVRDLTLIANDTAFVDTGIGPLIVNGRVRKVIASHIGTNPETGRRMIAKEMEVQLVPQGTLIEQIRCGGAGLGGFLTPTGVGTVVEEGKQTLQLDGRTWLLERPLRADLALIRAHCADPLGNLTYQLSARNFNPLIALAADITLVEPDEMVETGDLLPDQIVTPGAVIDHIVIPQESK comes from the coding sequence ATGAAAACAAAACTGATCACCTTACAGAACGCCTCAGGCTTCTTTCGCGACGGCATGACCATCATGGTTGGCGGTTTTATGGGGGTAGGCACCCCACCCCGCCTTGTTGAAGCCTTACTTGAATCCGGTGTCAGGGACCTGACGCTGATCGCCAACGATACCGCATTTGTCGATACCGGCATCGGCCCGCTCATCGTGAATGGCCGGGTGCGCAAGGTCATCGCCTCCCATATCGGCACCAACCCGGAAACGGGTCGGCGGATGATTGCCAAAGAAATGGAGGTTCAACTGGTTCCGCAAGGCACCCTGATTGAACAAATCCGCTGCGGCGGCGCCGGGCTGGGCGGTTTTCTGACCCCGACTGGCGTCGGCACCGTGGTTGAAGAGGGAAAGCAAACGCTTCAGCTCGATGGCAGAACCTGGCTGCTGGAGCGTCCACTGCGTGCAGATCTGGCGCTTATTCGCGCCCACTGCGCCGACCCGCTTGGCAACCTGACCTACCAGCTCAGTGCCCGTAATTTTAACCCCCTCATTGCTCTCGCCGCAGACATCACCCTGGTTGAGCCTGACGAAATGGTTGAAACAGGCGATCTACTGCCTGACCAGATTGTCACCCCTGGCGCCGTTATCGACCACATCGTTATTCCACAGGAGAGCAAATAA
- the atoC gene encoding acetoacetate metabolism transcriptional regulator AtoC: MKTRYRILIVDDEDNVRRMLATAFSLQGHETQCASNGQTALQHFADAPPDVVLMDIRMPEMNGIEALKVMRAQHPRVPIILMTAYAEVETAVEALRSGAFDYVIKPFDLDELNLLIQRALQLQAMKQEIRSLHQALSTSWQWGHILTNSPGMMDICKDTAKIALSQANVLISGESGTGKELIARAIHYNSRRANGPFIKINCAALPESLLESELFGHEKGAFTGAQTRRQGLFERAHQGTLLLDEIGEMPLVLQAKLLRILQEREFERIGGHQTIQVDIRIVAATNRNLQEMVKEGTFREDLFYRLNVIHLTLPPLRERREDIPLLANHFLQKFSSENQRDIIEIDPSAMSLLTAWPWPGNIRELSNVIERAVVMNTGAVIFAEDLPTQFRQSVSHASGIKPAQPGERNLKEEIKREERRIIMEVLEQQEGNRTRTALMLGISRRALMYKLQEYGIDPAGL, from the coding sequence ATGAAAACTCGCTACCGTATTCTCATCGTTGATGACGAAGATAATGTTCGCCGTATGCTCGCCACCGCGTTTTCGCTGCAAGGGCATGAAACCCAGTGCGCCAGTAACGGTCAGACAGCGCTGCAACATTTTGCCGACGCGCCGCCCGACGTGGTGCTGATGGACATCCGCATGCCGGAGATGAACGGCATTGAAGCGCTGAAAGTGATGCGCGCACAGCATCCACGGGTTCCCATTATTCTGATGACAGCCTACGCTGAAGTGGAAACCGCCGTAGAAGCACTGCGCAGCGGCGCATTTGATTATGTGATTAAACCGTTCGACCTCGATGAACTTAACTTATTGATTCAGCGGGCCTTGCAGCTCCAGGCTATGAAACAGGAGATCCGCAGCCTGCATCAGGCGCTGAGCACCAGCTGGCAATGGGGACATATCCTGACCAACAGTCCGGGGATGATGGATATCTGCAAAGATACCGCGAAAATCGCGCTTTCCCAGGCCAACGTGCTCATTAGCGGCGAAAGCGGCACTGGAAAAGAGTTGATCGCCCGCGCCATTCACTATAACTCACGCCGGGCAAACGGCCCCTTCATCAAGATTAACTGTGCGGCGCTGCCGGAATCACTGCTGGAAAGCGAACTGTTCGGCCACGAAAAAGGGGCGTTTACCGGCGCACAAACGCGACGTCAGGGGCTGTTTGAGCGCGCTCATCAGGGAACGCTGCTGCTGGACGAAATAGGCGAAATGCCACTGGTGTTACAGGCTAAGCTGCTGCGAATCCTCCAGGAGAGGGAGTTTGAACGCATTGGCGGGCATCAAACCATTCAGGTTGATATCCGCATTGTCGCCGCCACCAACCGGAATTTGCAGGAAATGGTGAAAGAAGGCACCTTCCGTGAAGATCTATTTTATCGGCTGAATGTGATTCATCTGACGCTTCCTCCTTTGCGTGAGCGGCGGGAAGATATCCCCCTGTTGGCCAACCACTTTTTGCAGAAATTCAGCTCAGAAAACCAGCGGGATATTATTGAAATAGACCCTTCCGCTATGTCACTTCTCACCGCCTGGCCGTGGCCTGGTAATATCCGCGAATTATCCAATGTGATTGAGCGCGCGGTAGTAATGAACACCGGGGCGGTGATTTTTGCCGAAGACCTCCCTACCCAGTTCCGCCAGTCGGTGAGTCACGCCAGCGGAATAAAGCCAGCCCAACCCGGTGAACGGAACCTGAAAGAAGAGATTAAACGTGAAGAACGCCGAATCATTATGGAGGTTCTGGAGCAGCAGGAGGGAAACCGCACGCGCACCGCGTTAATGCTGGGCATCAGCCGACGCGCGTTGATGTACAAATTGCAGGAGTACGGCATCGATCCGGCAGGCCTCTGA
- the atoS gene encoding two-component system sensor histidine kinase AtoS yields MRYLRRLYPRRLRNQMILMAILMVIVPTFSIGYIVETEGRSAVLSEKEKKLSAVVHLLDEALGDSFNQQENLPRDERIRALNAQLSPVTERITRAFPGIGAGYYNKALDAIITYAPSALYQNNVGVTIAPDHPGREVMSTNAPVVFSGRQVRGDILNSMIPIARHGEVIGYIWANELTEDIRRQAWKMDVRIIAVLAAGLISSLLLIILFSRRLSANIDIITEGLPTLAQKTPAQLPDLPGELGQISRSVNALAQTLRETKTLNDLIIENAADGVIAIDRQGNVTTMNPAAETITGYTLHELAGRPYSTLFADPHFSSPVLDTLENGTEHLAQEVSFPARDRTIELSVTTSRIHNADGELIGALVMFSDLTARKEAQRRLAQTERLATLGELMAGVAHEVRNPLTAIRGYVQIIRQQINLPVHQEYLSVVLKEIDSINKVIQQLLDFSRPRQSQWQQVSINTLIEEALILVQTSGVQARINFNTEFNAALPTIVADRELLKQVLLNMLINAVQAIGARGEIRIRTWRYTTTHLAIAIEDNGCGIDVALQKKIFDPFFTTKASGTGLGLALSQRIINAHQGDIYVTSMPGCGATFTLILPINPQETSSE; encoded by the coding sequence ATGCGCTACCTGAGACGGCTTTACCCGCGACGCTTACGCAATCAAATGATACTGATGGCTATCCTGATGGTCATCGTGCCGACGTTCTCTATTGGTTATATCGTAGAAACCGAAGGCCGATCAGCGGTCTTATCTGAAAAAGAGAAAAAATTATCGGCTGTCGTGCATCTGCTTGATGAAGCGCTGGGCGACAGCTTCAACCAGCAGGAAAATCTGCCGCGCGATGAGCGTATCCGCGCGCTGAATGCGCAGTTATCACCGGTCACTGAGCGTATCACCCGCGCGTTCCCGGGAATTGGCGCGGGCTATTACAATAAGGCGCTGGACGCCATTATCACCTACGCCCCTTCGGCACTGTATCAAAACAACGTCGGGGTCACTATCGCTCCCGATCATCCTGGCCGGGAGGTCATGAGTACCAACGCCCCGGTGGTATTTTCAGGCCGGCAGGTGCGCGGCGATATCCTCAACTCAATGATTCCGATAGCGCGGCATGGCGAGGTCATTGGTTATATCTGGGCGAATGAGTTGACCGAAGATATTCGCCGACAAGCCTGGAAAATGGATGTTCGTATTATTGCCGTTCTGGCGGCGGGGCTTATCAGCAGCCTGTTACTGATCATTCTCTTCTCACGCCGCCTGAGCGCCAATATCGATATCATTACTGAAGGCTTGCCTACTCTTGCGCAGAAAACGCCGGCCCAGTTACCCGATCTCCCCGGTGAACTGGGGCAAATCAGCCGCAGCGTCAACGCTCTGGCGCAGACACTGCGGGAAACCAAGACGCTGAACGATCTGATTATTGAGAACGCCGCCGATGGGGTTATCGCAATCGACAGACAAGGTAATGTCACCACGATGAACCCTGCCGCAGAGACCATCACGGGTTATACGCTGCATGAGCTGGCCGGGCGCCCCTACTCAACGCTGTTCGCCGATCCTCATTTCTCCAGCCCTGTGCTTGACACTCTGGAGAACGGCACCGAACATCTGGCTCAGGAAGTCAGCTTCCCCGCGCGTGACCGGACAATTGAACTCAGCGTCACCACCAGTCGCATTCATAACGCTGACGGTGAGTTGATTGGCGCGCTGGTGATGTTTTCCGATTTAACCGCCCGTAAAGAGGCGCAGCGCCGTCTGGCGCAAACGGAGAGACTCGCCACGCTGGGTGAACTGATGGCAGGCGTGGCGCATGAAGTGCGCAACCCGCTCACCGCCATCCGGGGTTATGTGCAGATTATTCGCCAGCAAATCAATCTGCCTGTACATCAGGAATATCTGTCCGTCGTACTGAAAGAAATTGATTCTATTAATAAAGTCATCCAGCAACTGCTGGACTTCTCCCGACCGCGACAAAGTCAGTGGCAGCAGGTATCCATTAATACGCTGATCGAGGAGGCGTTGATCCTGGTGCAGACTTCCGGGGTGCAGGCGAGAATCAACTTCAATACGGAATTCAACGCCGCATTGCCCACGATCGTCGCCGATCGCGAACTGCTCAAACAGGTGCTCCTGAACATGCTTATCAACGCGGTGCAGGCGATAGGCGCGCGCGGCGAAATTCGTATCCGAACCTGGCGCTACACGACCACGCATCTGGCGATCGCCATTGAAGATAATGGCTGCGGCATTGACGTCGCTTTGCAGAAAAAAATCTTTGATCCGTTCTTCACCACCAAAGCGTCAGGAACCGGCCTCGGGCTGGCGTTAAGTCAGCGCATCATCAATGCGCATCAGGGCGACATATACGTTACCAGTATGCCCGGATGCGGCGCGACCTTTACCCTTATTTTACCGATTAACCCGCAGGAAACCTCGTCAGAATGA